One Aquarana catesbeiana isolate 2022-GZ linkage group LG11, ASM4218655v1, whole genome shotgun sequence genomic window carries:
- the CHST1 gene encoding carbohydrate sulfotransferase 1: MQCSWKAVLLLALASIAIQYTAIRTFTTKSFHMCPVPNPSNCSLGQEPTDSSDRLCEDGQPVTSNISRKTHILILATTRSGSSFVGQLFNQHSDVFYLFEPLYHVQYTLIPKMTQSKSPAERRVMLGASRDLLRSLYDCDLYFMENYIKPQPVNHTTDRLFRRGASKALCSVPVCDALGPTDIYLEEGDCIKKCGSLNLTLAMESCKDHGHVAIKTVRVPEVNDLRALVEDPRLNLKVIQLVRDPRGILASRSETFRDTYRLWRIWRATGRRPYNLDSTQLTTVCEDFLNSVSTGFSRPPWLKGHYMLLRYEDLARNPMKKMEEIYDFVGIPLDTNVERWILNNTRGDQSSAKHKYGTVRNSAATAESWRLTLSYDIVEFTQNACRQVLSQLGYKTVGSSQDLRNLSYSLIEDRSFTPFL, encoded by the coding sequence ATGCAATGTTCTTGGAAGGCTGTCCTCTTACTAGCGCTGGCCTCTATCGCTATCCAGTACACAGCCATCCGAACCTTTACAACCAAATCCTTTCATATGTGTCCGGTTCCCAACCCAAGCAATTGTAGCCTGGGACAAGAACCCACAGACTCTTCTGATCGATTATGTGAAGATGGCCAGCCAGTAACTTCTAACATCTCGAGGAAAACTCATATCCTCATCTTGGCCACCACCCGCAGTGGGTCCTCTTTTGTTGGTCAACTGTTCAATCAACATTCGGATGTTTTCTACTTGTTTGAACCACTCTATCATGTTCAATACACGCTAATCCCCAAAATGACTCAGAGTAAAAGCCCTGCTGAAAGGAGAGTGATGCTGGGAGCTAGCAGGGACCTCCTAAGAAGCCTTTATGACTGTGACCTTTATTTTATGGAAAACTATATTAAGCCACAACCAGTAAACCACACCACAGATAGGCTCTTCCGAAGGGGTGCAAGTAAAGCACTCTGCTCTGTCCCAGTTTGTGATGCCCTGGGCCCCACTGATATCTATCTAGAAGAAGGAGACTGCATTAAAAAGTGTGGGAGCCTGAATTTGACtctagcaatggagtcttgcaaaGACCACGGTCATGTGGCTATAAAAACAGTTCGGGTTCCAGAGGTTAATGACTTAAGAGCATTGGTAGAGGATCCTCGCCTTAATTTAAAAGTGATTCAGTTGGTGAGAGACCCACGAGGCATACTGGCCTCCCGTAGTGAGACCTTCAGAGACACTTACAGGCTATGGAGAATCTGGAGGGCTACTGGTCGCAGACCATACAATTTAGACTCAACTCAGTTGACCACGGTTTGTGAGGACTTCTTGAACTCTGTGTCAACTGGGTTTAGCAGGCCACCATGGCTAAAGGGGCACTACATGCTCTTGCGATATGAAGACCTGGCTAGAAACCCtatgaagaagatggaggaaatcTATGATTTTGTGGGTATTCCTCTGGATACCAATGTGGAACGATGGATCTTGAACAATACCCGGGGTGACCAGTCTTCTGCCAAACACAAGTATGGCACAGTAAGAAACTCTGCAGCCACAGCTGAAAGCTGGAGACTGACCTTGTCCTATGACATTGTAGAGTTCACCCAGAATGCCTGTCGACAAGTACTAAGCCAACTGGGCTACAAAACTGTGGGTTCTTCCCAGGACTTGAGGAACCTTTCCTACAGCCTCATTGAAGACAGATCTTTTACGCCTTTTTTGTAA